A stretch of the Oenococcus sp. UCMA 16435 genome encodes the following:
- a CDS encoding DUF3021 domain-containing protein, which translates to MNLTRKIIRCILIGIAFSSSIYLVSELFSKTLSNSKLEIFSVLLLGAFIGLFSMIFEIDERLSFLAQLIIHFFLTAFAVFIFAYINGIHVTLINGSFGFVLIYMVVWLIVKSQINRDVKEINQKLLSKKNERD; encoded by the coding sequence ATGAATCTTACAAGGAAAATTATTAGATGTATTCTGATTGGAATTGCCTTTAGTTCATCAATCTATCTTGTTTCAGAACTTTTTTCAAAAACACTTTCCAATTCCAAACTTGAGATTTTTAGCGTTCTTCTGCTTGGTGCTTTTATTGGTTTATTTTCAATGATTTTCGAGATAGACGAACGCTTGAGTTTTCTTGCTCAACTTATAATTCATTTCTTTTTAACCGCTTTTGCTGTTTTTATTTTTGCCTACATCAACGGTATACATGTAACTTTAATTAATGGTTCGTTTGGATTCGTTTTGATTTATATGGTTGTTTGGTTAATTGTTAAAAGCCAAATAAATCGTGATGTCAAAGAGATTAACCAAAAATTGTTGTCAAAAAAAAATGAACGTGACTAG
- the ilvD gene encoding dihydroxy-acid dehydratase: protein MANTLDFNAEGEGIHKRSDKIKVGVDEAPSKSLLYATGQVKNEQDMKKPFIAICNSYIEIVPGHIRLRALADIAKEAIREAGGIPFEFNTIGVDDGIAMGHVGMRYSLPSREIIADSAETVINAHWFDGALFMPNCDKITPGMLMAAARTNVPSVFVSGGPMRAGIDPKGRATTLSTMFEAVGAFKSGKLSKENLLEYEKNACPGCGSCAGMFTANSMNCLMEALGVALPYNGTALADSDERKELVRKAAKQVMYMVKNNIKPRDLLTKEAFDDAYALDMAMGGSTNTILHGLAIAHEAGINYNLDDINKISQKVPYLAKIAPSSHWTMQDVHTAGGIPAILNELIEKGGILHPDRMTVTGKTLRENVAGAKTKNPEVIHTVDKAYSNVGGLSVLHGNLAQDGAVIKVGGVDPNIRDKGKFVGKAICYNSHDEAVHGIDSGEVRPGHVVVIRFEGPKGGPGMPEMLNPTSSIVGRGLGREVGLITDGRFSGATRGIAVGHISPEAAEGGNIALINDGDTISIDLKNHDISVEVSDEELTERRKHLPKFEPKVRTGYLVRYQALVTSANTGGVMKGYDELF from the coding sequence ATGGCGAATACACTTGATTTTAATGCAGAAGGAGAAGGTATCCACAAACGATCTGACAAGATCAAAGTTGGTGTTGATGAAGCGCCATCGAAGAGCTTGCTTTATGCGACTGGCCAAGTAAAAAACGAACAGGATATGAAAAAACCATTTATTGCAATCTGTAATTCTTATATCGAAATTGTTCCCGGCCATATCCGTTTACGAGCTTTAGCAGATATTGCTAAAGAGGCCATTCGTGAAGCTGGTGGAATTCCGTTTGAATTTAACACAATCGGTGTTGATGATGGGATAGCCATGGGCCATGTTGGAATGCGCTATTCGCTTCCGAGCCGGGAAATCATCGCTGATTCAGCAGAAACGGTAATCAATGCTCATTGGTTTGATGGCGCTTTATTCATGCCGAATTGTGACAAAATTACCCCTGGCATGTTGATGGCTGCCGCCAGAACGAATGTCCCATCAGTTTTCGTTTCTGGCGGCCCAATGAGGGCCGGTATTGATCCAAAGGGCCGTGCAACTACTTTATCAACTATGTTTGAAGCCGTTGGTGCTTTCAAGAGCGGCAAGCTTTCCAAGGAAAATCTCTTGGAGTATGAAAAAAATGCCTGTCCGGGTTGCGGATCATGTGCCGGTATGTTCACTGCTAATTCAATGAATTGTCTAATGGAAGCTTTAGGAGTTGCTCTTCCGTACAACGGAACAGCATTAGCAGATTCCGACGAACGAAAAGAACTGGTTCGTAAAGCCGCAAAACAAGTCATGTATATGGTAAAGAATAATATTAAACCGCGTGACTTATTAACCAAAGAAGCATTTGATGATGCCTATGCTCTTGATATGGCAATGGGTGGTTCAACTAATACAATTCTTCATGGATTGGCAATTGCTCATGAAGCTGGCATTAATTATAATTTGGATGATATTAACAAGATTAGCCAAAAGGTACCATACTTAGCAAAAATTGCTCCATCTTCTCACTGGACAATGCAAGACGTTCATACTGCTGGAGGTATCCCAGCCATTTTAAACGAATTGATTGAAAAAGGCGGTATTTTACATCCCGATCGAATGACCGTTACTGGAAAAACATTGCGTGAAAATGTTGCTGGTGCAAAAACAAAAAATCCGGAAGTTATTCATACCGTTGATAAGGCCTATTCGAATGTTGGTGGCTTGTCTGTTCTTCATGGCAATCTCGCTCAAGACGGAGCTGTTATTAAAGTTGGTGGCGTCGATCCCAATATTCGTGACAAAGGTAAATTCGTCGGTAAGGCAATTTGTTACAACTCTCATGATGAGGCCGTTCATGGAATTGATTCCGGTGAAGTCCGGCCTGGTCACGTTGTTGTTATCCGTTTTGAAGGTCCTAAAGGCGGTCCTGGTATGCCGGAAATGTTAAACCCGACTTCCAGCATTGTTGGACGTGGTTTGGGTCGTGAAGTCGGTCTAATCACTGATGGTCGTTTTTCGGGTGCTACTCGAGGCATCGCTGTAGGCCATATCTCTCCTGAAGCTGCTGAGGGTGGCAATATTGCTTTAATTAACGATGGCGACACAATTTCGATCGATTTAAAGAACCATGATATTTCAGTTGAAGTTTCGGATGAAGAACTAACAGAACGTCGTAAACATCTTCCCAAATTTGAACCAAAAGTTCGGACAGGTTACTTGGTTCGTTATCAAGCACTTGTGACTTCAGCCAATACTGGCGGAGTCATGAAAGGCTACGACGAATTGTTTTAA
- a CDS encoding L,D-transpeptidase, whose amino-acid sequence MLKKQRKKIFIYLFLFLALSFAVGYKTNQEYSKNRLSLLKSKDKKSKDKKKKTSADSKMRTVNWRKSSEKVSYPILSKYRNVWIDVSIARQRVYIKSGSRILYEMYCSTGIDNSTPTGTYKIQKERGTFFYNVASKEGAHYWVSWKDNGVYLFHTVPTDKNGKYVVSQAKELGKKPGSHGCIRLSIPDAKWIYKNISEGTKVVVHGTFKA is encoded by the coding sequence ATGTTAAAAAAACAAAGAAAAAAAATTTTTATTTATCTTTTCTTGTTTTTAGCTCTTTCATTTGCAGTTGGATACAAGACTAATCAAGAATATTCTAAAAATCGACTTAGTTTATTAAAGTCTAAAGATAAGAAATCTAAAGACAAAAAGAAAAAAACTTCGGCCGATTCTAAAATGAGAACTGTAAATTGGCGGAAGTCTTCTGAAAAAGTATCTTATCCAATTTTATCGAAATATCGAAACGTTTGGATTGATGTTTCTATTGCCAGACAGCGGGTTTATATAAAAAGCGGCAGTAGAATTCTGTATGAAATGTATTGTTCGACCGGTATTGATAATTCGACGCCAACCGGTACGTATAAAATCCAAAAGGAACGAGGCACATTTTTTTATAACGTGGCATCCAAGGAGGGTGCTCACTACTGGGTATCTTGGAAAGACAATGGTGTTTACTTATTTCATACGGTTCCAACCGATAAGAATGGTAAGTATGTAGTTTCTCAAGCAAAGGAACTTGGTAAGAAGCCGGGTTCTCATGGCTGCATACGCTTATCAATTCCTGATGCCAAATGGATCTATAAAAACATTTCCGAAGGGACGAAAGTCGTTGTCCATGGTACTTTTAAAGCGTGA
- a CDS encoding esterase family protein encodes MAFLEVNYYSRILGMNQAMNVILPEESDHNPNWTNDNLKDLPVLYLLHGMSGNHFDWQRKSDIERLLRQTKLAVIMPTTDLAWYTNTNYGMNYFDAIAQELPQKVASLFPQISAKRKKHFVAGMSMGGYGAFKLAFASDYFGYAASLSGTLISDLSYPGFLDMEKPAYWRGIFGDLNKFSGSENDIFELARRQSDTGIELPKLYAWIGQQDFLYNSNKTAVPHLRKLGYDIVYETNPGDHEWYYWSKYIENVLRWLPINYQAETRLS; translated from the coding sequence AATCCGATCATAATCCAAATTGGACAAATGACAATTTGAAAGACTTACCGGTACTTTATTTATTACATGGTATGTCTGGTAATCATTTTGATTGGCAAAGGAAAAGCGACATCGAACGTTTGCTTAGGCAAACAAAATTGGCAGTTATTATGCCTACAACCGATTTAGCTTGGTATACAAATACCAATTATGGCATGAATTATTTTGACGCAATAGCTCAGGAGCTTCCTCAAAAAGTTGCCAGCTTATTTCCACAAATTTCGGCTAAAAGAAAAAAACATTTTGTTGCTGGCATGTCGATGGGTGGTTACGGCGCTTTTAAATTAGCTTTCGCAAGCGATTATTTCGGTTATGCGGCCTCTTTATCCGGCACTTTGATATCTGATCTAAGTTATCCTGGTTTTCTGGATATGGAAAAGCCGGCTTATTGGAGAGGAATTTTTGGTGACCTTAATAAATTTTCCGGCTCGGAAAATGATATTTTTGAACTAGCCCGTCGCCAATCTGATACCGGTATTGAACTGCCTAAGCTTTATGCTTGGATAGGTCAACAGGATTTTCTTTATAATTCAAATAAAACGGCGGTTCCTCATCTACGCAAATTGGGCTATGACATTGTTTACGAAACTAATCCCGGTGATCATGAATGGTACTACTGGAGCAAATATATAGAAAATGTTTTGCGATGGTTGCCAATTAATTATCAAGCAGAAACTCGTCTGTCATAA
- a CDS encoding bile acid:sodium symporter family protein: MKTVSKIGNWMSKWFTLLVILWAAVNYFLPKTSLWIAPNTPYLLGIILFGMGLTLSKDDFSRILKRPVPVILGTVAHYAIMPFIAFLLCQIFHLTGSTAVGVILVGSCPSGTSSSVMAYLAKGDVALDVSIEALSTLLAPIMLPLMLQFYAGRYVAIPTAQLFLSTLKIVVIPIVLGVVVHTFLGKQTAKANMLLPFISQLSILAIIGAVFAANHDDLFTAQTALVIPVVMLHNLSGYALGYLFGHLIRLRQPQRKAITFEVGMQDSSLGATLAMKYFVPAAAIPSTVFSIWHNVSGSVLSSWWRQHTTESVKESIRATASLQND, encoded by the coding sequence ATGAAAACTGTATCTAAAATTGGTAACTGGATGAGTAAATGGTTTACGCTACTTGTCATCTTATGGGCAGCGGTTAATTACTTTTTACCAAAAACAAGTTTATGGATTGCGCCTAATACTCCCTACCTCTTAGGGATTATATTGTTTGGAATGGGCTTAACTTTGAGTAAAGATGATTTTTCCAGAATCTTGAAACGCCCGGTTCCGGTTATTCTTGGAACTGTTGCTCATTACGCCATCATGCCATTTATTGCCTTCTTGCTGTGTCAAATATTCCACTTAACAGGTTCGACCGCCGTTGGTGTTATCTTGGTCGGATCTTGTCCCAGCGGTACTTCGTCAAGTGTTATGGCTTACTTGGCAAAAGGGGATGTTGCTTTGGACGTTTCGATCGAAGCTCTTTCGACATTATTAGCACCAATTATGCTGCCATTGATGTTGCAATTTTATGCTGGTCGTTACGTTGCTATACCGACCGCACAATTATTTCTGAGTACCTTGAAGATTGTTGTTATTCCGATTGTCTTGGGCGTCGTCGTTCATACGTTCTTGGGCAAACAAACTGCCAAAGCCAATATGCTTTTACCGTTTATTTCACAGCTATCAATTCTCGCTATTATCGGGGCAGTATTTGCAGCCAACCATGACGATTTATTTACTGCTCAAACTGCTTTAGTTATTCCGGTAGTTATGCTTCATAATTTGAGTGGTTATGCTCTTGGCTACTTGTTTGGTCACTTGATTCGTTTGCGTCAGCCACAACGGAAGGCGATTACTTTCGAAGTTGGAATGCAGGATTCAAGTCTTGGTGCAACTTTAGCTATGAAATATTTTGTACCGGCAGCTGCTATTCCATCGACAGTTTTCTCTATCTGGCATAATGTTTCCGGTTCGGTTCTTTCTTCTTGGTGGCGTCAACATACAACCGAATCCGTCAAAGAATCAATTCGTGCAACTGCGTCACTTCAAAATGACTGA
- a CDS encoding ABC transporter ATP-binding protein → MTAILNATKLTKIYDKKIAVDNIDINIKAGSLVAFLGPNGAGKSTTIKMLTTILRPSKGKILVDGKANPEEIRKNIGIVFQESVLDQELTVKENLFSRLRLYRRLPKNRVDEVIGIVQAQEFQDQRYGALSGGQKRRVDIARALLNRPKILFLDEPTTGLDIQTRTLIWKTLSLMQKNENLTIFLTTHYLEEADQADDVYIIDHGHLIAHGTSDQLKQKYTKNVLTIKGDSNFIKKNLPLGIKLHESEGTLIIDINSSQEAISLLSKYSKQVDRFEFRQGTIDDVFISLTGKEIR, encoded by the coding sequence ATGACAGCAATTTTAAATGCAACTAAGCTAACGAAAATTTATGATAAAAAAATAGCAGTTGACAACATCGATATAAATATTAAAGCGGGATCTTTAGTTGCTTTTTTGGGCCCCAATGGAGCTGGAAAATCGACAACGATTAAAATGTTAACAACTATTTTAAGACCCAGCAAAGGGAAAATTCTAGTTGATGGAAAAGCGAACCCAGAAGAAATTCGGAAAAATATTGGGATTGTTTTTCAAGAAAGTGTTCTTGATCAAGAATTGACAGTCAAGGAAAATTTATTTTCCCGGCTGAGATTATATCGCCGATTACCCAAAAATAGAGTTGATGAAGTAATTGGAATTGTTCAGGCCCAAGAATTTCAAGATCAGCGTTATGGTGCCTTATCGGGTGGACAAAAACGCCGGGTTGATATTGCCAGAGCACTGCTTAATCGACCTAAAATTTTATTCCTTGACGAGCCGACAACCGGCTTGGATATTCAGACCCGAACCTTGATTTGGAAGACCCTATCGCTTATGCAAAAAAATGAAAATTTGACAATTTTTCTTACCACTCATTATTTAGAAGAAGCTGATCAAGCGGATGATGTTTATATTATCGATCATGGTCATTTGATTGCTCATGGAACATCCGACCAATTAAAGCAAAAATATACAAAAAATGTTTTGACTATTAAAGGCGATAGTAATTTTATTAAAAAAAATTTGCCGCTTGGAATCAAATTGCATGAATCGGAGGGGACTTTAATTATCGATATTAATAGTTCTCAAGAAGCAATTTCTTTGTTGTCGAAATATTCAAAACAAGTTGATCGTTTTGAATTTCGTCAGGGAACAATTGATGATGTCTTCATATCGTTGACAGGAAAGGAAATCCGCTAA
- a CDS encoding ABC transporter permease has product MFSLMKRNLTLYFRDRSGLFFSILSSLLVLGLYIVFLKNGMLKNWSQVPNTSRVLDPWLMGGMLSVTATATTLAGINRLVKDREQRQFQDFLITPVKPFLIQLGYFLSAVIIGIIMQIIVFFTAWGYFAYSDDINIETNVFLPLLGLSIINSFSASAISLLIVAFIKKVTTLSTVSSIIGTASGFFSGIYIPIGSLPAFAQTLIKFYPGAYSASLYRRLLMNNQLSSSFKHLSANELIDFKKQLGIGYQWKTMTSSAQEFAVLIIALFTALLIVAFKSFLENHLRKDRRL; this is encoded by the coding sequence ATGTTTTCATTAATGAAACGAAATTTAACACTTTATTTTAGAGATCGATCAGGCCTTTTCTTTTCTATTTTGAGTTCCTTGCTTGTTTTAGGCTTGTATATTGTTTTTTTGAAAAATGGAATGCTTAAAAATTGGTCTCAAGTTCCAAATACATCCAGGGTCCTTGATCCTTGGCTGATGGGCGGAATGCTTTCTGTAACAGCAACAGCAACAACTCTGGCAGGTATAAATCGATTGGTGAAAGATCGTGAGCAGCGACAATTTCAGGATTTTTTGATTACTCCTGTCAAACCTTTTTTAATTCAACTAGGGTATTTTCTGAGTGCGGTCATAATCGGAATTATTATGCAAATAATTGTTTTCTTTACTGCGTGGGGATATTTTGCCTATTCAGATGATATTAATATAGAAACAAATGTTTTCTTGCCTTTGCTGGGTTTGTCAATTATTAATTCTTTTAGTGCTTCGGCAATTAGTTTATTAATCGTTGCGTTTATTAAAAAAGTGACGACACTTTCAACTGTTTCTTCGATCATTGGCACGGCATCCGGCTTCTTTTCTGGAATTTATATTCCAATTGGATCTTTGCCGGCTTTTGCGCAAACTCTGATTAAATTTTATCCAGGAGCTTATTCGGCATCGCTATATAGACGTCTTTTAATGAATAATCAATTGAGTTCCTCTTTTAAACATTTATCTGCCAACGAACTAATTGATTTTAAAAAACAATTAGGAATAGGCTATCAATGGAAAACAATGACGTCGAGTGCCCAAGAATTTGCTGTCTTGATCATTGCACTATTTACCGCTCTTTTGATTGTTGCTTTCAAGTCATTTCTTGAAAACCATCTTCGAAAAGATAGAAGGTTATAA
- a CDS encoding LytTR family transcriptional regulator yields the protein MKISFLSNNKLSEDEVIVQITAQDYSDNVNRLIDYIKEYKRFDKIISINVGNAIKFINQDSLIAIEVYGDELRFLSGETTYSTRGRLYKTLEKLDHQFVQIARGTVININYLQSLEAGFSGNMTAIMKNDKKINVSRRYLINLKERLGL from the coding sequence TTGAAGATTTCGTTCTTATCGAACAACAAATTATCGGAAGATGAAGTCATTGTGCAGATTACCGCGCAAGATTATTCGGATAACGTTAATCGATTAATTGATTATATAAAAGAATATAAACGCTTTGACAAGATAATTTCGATCAATGTTGGTAATGCAATTAAATTTATTAATCAGGATTCTTTGATTGCAATCGAAGTTTATGGAGACGAGCTCAGATTTTTATCCGGGGAAACAACTTACTCGACTCGAGGCCGGCTTTATAAAACTTTGGAAAAACTTGATCATCAATTCGTCCAAATAGCTCGTGGAACGGTTATTAATATTAACTATCTTCAGTCTTTAGAGGCCGGTTTTTCTGGAAACATGACGGCAATTATGAAAAATGATAAAAAAATTAATGTTAGTCGAAGATATCTAATCAATTTAAAAGAGAGGTTGGGATTATAA